From Sphingobium sp. RAC03, a single genomic window includes:
- the coaBC gene encoding bifunctional phosphopantothenoylcysteine decarboxylase/phosphopantothenate--cysteine ligase CoaBC — protein MTPRILLIISGGIAAYKSLELVRMLRKRGMTVRAVLTQSAQQFVTPLSLGVLTENPVFTDLFNLKDEQEIGHIQLSRQADLVVVAPATANFLAKMANGIADDLATTLLLATDKPVLAVPAMNVRMWHHRATQRNLERLHADGVHIMTPDDGAMACGEFGTGRLPEPEAIVAEIERLLAMPKSGDPLDGQPDFSPPPFGSSLRGRHILITAGPTHEPIDPVRYIANRSSGKQGFAIAAAAAQAGARVTLVAGPVHLPTPQGVTRIDVETARDMLVAVESALPADVAIMVAAVADWRTADAADQKLKKDGTGQPAPLALVENPDILATLGHHAQRPTLLIGFAAETQKIAEHAQAKLARKGADWIVANDVSGDVMGGDANAVQIVTASGIDAWPVMPKDQVAQKLIEKVADALSPHAD, from the coding sequence GTTCTCACGCAATCCGCGCAGCAGTTCGTCACGCCGCTGTCGCTAGGGGTGCTGACCGAGAATCCAGTCTTTACCGACCTGTTCAACCTGAAGGACGAGCAGGAAATCGGCCATATCCAGCTTAGCCGTCAGGCCGATCTGGTCGTGGTCGCGCCCGCGACCGCCAATTTCCTCGCCAAGATGGCGAACGGCATTGCCGACGACCTCGCCACCACCTTGTTGCTGGCGACGGACAAGCCTGTGCTGGCCGTACCCGCCATGAATGTGCGGATGTGGCATCATCGCGCGACCCAGCGCAATCTGGAGCGGCTCCACGCCGATGGCGTCCACATCATGACGCCCGACGATGGCGCGATGGCGTGCGGCGAATTTGGCACCGGACGGCTGCCCGAACCTGAAGCCATCGTCGCGGAGATCGAGCGGCTGTTGGCGATGCCAAAGAGCGGTGATCCGCTCGACGGACAGCCGGATTTCTCTCCGCCTCCGTTCGGTTCGAGCTTGCGCGGCAGGCATATCCTCATCACCGCCGGCCCCACCCATGAGCCGATCGACCCCGTCCGCTACATCGCCAATCGATCGTCGGGCAAACAGGGCTTCGCCATCGCCGCAGCCGCTGCGCAAGCGGGCGCGCGGGTTACGCTGGTGGCGGGACCGGTGCATCTGCCCACGCCCCAGGGTGTCACGCGCATCGATGTCGAGACCGCCCGCGACATGCTGGTCGCCGTCGAGAGCGCCCTGCCCGCCGATGTCGCGATCATGGTCGCGGCCGTCGCTGACTGGCGCACCGCCGATGCCGCCGACCAGAAGCTCAAAAAGGATGGCACCGGCCAGCCCGCGCCGCTCGCTTTGGTCGAGAACCCCGACATTCTCGCGACGCTGGGCCACCATGCCCAGCGCCCTACCCTGCTCATCGGCTTCGCCGCCGAAACGCAGAAGATCGCAGAACATGCCCAAGCCAAGCTGGCGCGCAAAGGCGCGGACTGGATCGTCGCCAACGATGTGTCGGGCGACGTAATGGGCGGGGACGCCAACGCCGTGCAGATCGTCACCGCGTCCGGCATCGACGCTTGGCCCGTCATGCCCAAGGATCAGGTCGCGCAAAAACTCATCGAAAAGGTTGCTGATGCCCTCTCCCCTCACGCCGATTGA
- the dut gene encoding dUTP diphosphatase, which yields MPSPLTPIDIQLKRLPHGEGLPVPAYATAHAAGMDVVSAEELTLQPGGRHAVATGFAMAIPQGYEVQVRPRSGLALKHGISLPNTPGTIDADYRGELKIILINLGNAPFPIQRGDRIAQLVVAPVQLASFVEVDRLDDTERGQGGFGSTGV from the coding sequence ATGCCCTCTCCCCTCACGCCGATTGATATCCAGCTCAAACGCCTGCCCCATGGCGAGGGACTGCCGGTCCCCGCTTATGCCACCGCCCATGCCGCGGGTATGGATGTGGTGTCGGCGGAGGAACTGACATTGCAACCGGGCGGGCGGCACGCCGTGGCCACCGGCTTCGCCATGGCAATCCCGCAAGGCTATGAGGTGCAGGTCCGCCCCCGGTCTGGCCTGGCGCTCAAACATGGCATCAGCCTGCCCAACACGCCCGGCACCATCGATGCCGACTATCGCGGCGAATTGAAGATCATCCTCATCAACCTCGGCAACGCGCCCTTCCCGATCCAGCGCGGCGACCGCATCGCCCAGCTGGTGGTCGCCCCCGTTCAGCTTGCCAGCTTCGTCGAAGTCGATAGGCTGGACGATACCGAACGCGGACAGGGCGGCTTCGGTTCGACAGGAGTGTGA
- a CDS encoding HesA/MoeB/ThiF family protein, with product MTLTDDQLDRYARHIVLKEIGGAGQARLLSADVALIGAGGIGSPAILYLAAAGVGTIRVIDDDDVALSNLQRQILFGTADVGAPKAEAAMVAVARLNPDIKLIQINARIDADNAALMLRDADVVLDGSDSFSTRLAVADAAHRLRIPLVSAAVGPFEGQIATYRGWEADKPCYRCLVGAAQDAPERNCAETGVIGALTGAMGSLAALEVIRALVPFGADMAGRLLIADLLSMRFRTLDVPKDPACPACAAHLCVP from the coding sequence GTGACGCTGACCGACGACCAACTCGACCGCTATGCCCGGCATATCGTCCTCAAGGAAATCGGCGGGGCGGGCCAGGCACGGCTGTTGTCAGCCGATGTCGCGCTGATTGGCGCAGGCGGTATCGGCAGCCCGGCGATCCTCTATCTGGCGGCGGCAGGCGTCGGCACGATCCGGGTGATCGATGATGACGACGTCGCCCTGTCCAACCTGCAACGGCAAATCCTGTTCGGCACCGCCGATGTCGGCGCGCCCAAGGCGGAAGCGGCGATGGTGGCGGTCGCCCGGCTGAACCCCGACATCAAGCTGATCCAGATCAACGCCCGCATAGATGCCGACAATGCCGCGCTGATGCTGCGCGATGCTGATGTCGTGCTGGACGGCAGCGACAGTTTCTCCACCCGGTTGGCGGTGGCCGACGCCGCGCACCGCTTGCGTATTCCGCTGGTGTCTGCGGCGGTCGGGCCGTTCGAGGGGCAGATCGCCACCTATCGCGGATGGGAAGCGGACAAGCCCTGCTACCGCTGCCTGGTCGGCGCGGCACAGGATGCGCCGGAGCGTAATTGCGCCGAAACCGGCGTCATCGGCGCCCTGACCGGCGCGATGGGCAGCCTCGCCGCGCTGGAGGTGATCCGCGCGCTGGTGCCGTTCGGCGCGGACATGGCCGGACGCTTGCTGATCGCCGACCTGCTCTCCATGCGCTTCCGCACGCTGGACGTGCCCAAAGACCCGGCCTGCCCCGCCTGCGCTGCGCATCTATGCGTCCCTTGA
- a CDS encoding DsrE family protein: MRPLRIIVATADAERLRGALIVASAHAALGGAAALFLQLDAVGLLRAPIAAPQDDAHRAAGLPDLAAVLAEAQALGVTISACQSGLALCGMTAEALPSGVDVGGPVGFLQATDDNARLLIA; this comes from the coding sequence ATGCGTCCCTTGAGGATCATCGTCGCGACGGCTGATGCCGAGCGGTTGCGCGGGGCTTTGATCGTGGCGAGTGCCCATGCCGCACTCGGCGGCGCAGCGGCCCTGTTCCTGCAACTCGACGCCGTGGGCCTGCTCCGCGCACCGATCGCCGCGCCCCAGGATGATGCCCACCGGGCAGCGGGATTGCCCGATCTCGCCGCCGTGCTGGCCGAAGCCCAGGCGCTGGGCGTGACGATCAGCGCCTGCCAAAGCGGGCTGGCGCTGTGCGGGATGACGGCGGAGGCCCTACCAAGCGGCGTCGATGTCGGCGGCCCGGTCGGCTTCCTGCAAGCAACCGACGACAATGCGCGCCTGCTGATCGCCTGA
- a CDS encoding helix-turn-helix transcriptional regulator produces the protein MKNRLKQLRAERAWSQGDLATQLGISRQSVNAIETGKYDPSLPLAFRIADLFGARIEDIFLRDTQQQEA, from the coding sequence GTGAAGAACCGGCTGAAGCAGTTGCGCGCAGAGCGGGCGTGGAGCCAGGGTGATTTGGCTACGCAGCTTGGCATATCGCGTCAGAGCGTCAATGCGATAGAAACGGGCAAATATGATCCGTCGCTGCCGCTCGCCTTTCGGATTGCCGACTTGTTCGGCGCGCGGATAGAGGATATTTTCCTGCGGGATACGCAGCAGCAGGAGGCATGA
- the thrS gene encoding threonine--tRNA ligase, with amino-acid sequence MLKITLPDGSVREVAPGTTPADIAAAIGPGLAKAAIAARVDGELRDIMRPLEQDAALALVTAKDEADALELARHDFAHVLAEAVQHLFPGTQITFGPSTDDGFYYDFAPSADRGPFTDDDLPAIEAEMRRIIAADKPLIRKEIDRETLIAQWQAAGETFKAEWAAELPGDEPLTVYHSGDGWYDMCRGPHLASTGRLNPDAFKLTRVSGAYWRGDQKNAMLSRITGTGWLNKKQLAEHLTRLEEAAKRDHRKLGAEMDLFHLQQEAHGSVFWHPKGYLIWRQLEAYMRRAIDDAGYREVKTPQVMDARQWEISGHWGKYRENMFVIPDEVPNVEDEGPLVSDDADWMALKPMNCPAHVLIFRQGIKSYRDLPMRLYENGCCHRNEPHGALHGLMRVRQFTQDDAHIFCREDQIVEEVRAFCALADRIYKDFGFTYSIKLALRPEKRFGSEEMWDKAENELRDAVAAAGLNTPDYGWEELPGEGAFYAPKLEWHLTDAIGRTWQVGTIQSDRVLPERLDASYVGEDGARHRPVMLHRAIFGSYERFIGILIEHYAGRFPLWLAPVQAVVATIVSDADDYAAEVLAKLRAAGIRAEADTRNEKINYKVREHSLAKVPNLLVVGRREAEEGKVALRVLGSDGQTFLSLDEVISRLANEVRSPDMY; translated from the coding sequence ATGCTCAAAATCACTCTGCCCGACGGTTCCGTGCGTGAAGTCGCGCCCGGCACTACCCCGGCGGATATTGCGGCAGCGATCGGGCCGGGCCTCGCCAAAGCGGCGATCGCGGCGCGGGTCGATGGCGAATTGCGCGACATCATGCGCCCGCTGGAGCAGGACGCAGCGCTCGCGCTGGTGACGGCCAAGGATGAGGCCGATGCGCTGGAACTGGCGCGGCATGACTTTGCCCATGTCCTGGCCGAAGCGGTCCAGCATTTGTTCCCCGGAACCCAGATCACCTTTGGCCCGTCGACCGACGACGGCTTCTATTATGACTTCGCGCCAAGCGCGGATCGTGGCCCTTTCACCGACGACGATCTGCCCGCGATCGAGGCGGAGATGCGCCGCATCATCGCCGCCGACAAGCCGTTGATCCGCAAGGAGATCGACCGCGAAACGCTGATCGCGCAATGGCAGGCTGCGGGTGAGACGTTCAAGGCGGAGTGGGCCGCCGAACTGCCCGGCGACGAGCCGCTGACGGTCTATCATTCGGGTGATGGCTGGTACGATATGTGCCGGGGTCCGCATCTCGCGTCCACCGGTCGTCTGAACCCGGACGCGTTCAAGCTGACGCGCGTGTCGGGGGCCTATTGGCGTGGCGATCAGAAGAATGCGATGCTCAGCCGCATCACCGGCACCGGCTGGCTCAACAAGAAGCAGTTGGCCGAGCATCTGACGCGCCTCGAAGAAGCGGCCAAGCGCGACCATCGCAAGCTGGGCGCGGAAATGGACCTGTTCCACCTGCAGCAGGAAGCGCATGGCAGCGTTTTCTGGCACCCCAAAGGCTATCTCATCTGGCGTCAGCTCGAAGCCTATATGCGCCGCGCGATCGACGATGCCGGCTATCGCGAGGTCAAGACGCCGCAGGTGATGGACGCGCGCCAGTGGGAGATTTCGGGCCACTGGGGCAAATATCGCGAAAATATGTTCGTGATCCCCGACGAAGTGCCCAATGTCGAGGATGAAGGCCCGCTGGTGTCCGACGATGCCGACTGGATGGCGCTCAAGCCCATGAACTGCCCGGCGCATGTGCTGATCTTCCGCCAGGGGATCAAAAGCTATCGCGACCTGCCGATGCGCCTCTACGAAAATGGCTGCTGCCACCGCAACGAGCCGCATGGCGCGCTCCACGGCCTGATGCGCGTCCGCCAGTTCACGCAGGACGACGCGCATATCTTCTGCCGCGAAGACCAGATTGTCGAGGAAGTCCGCGCCTTCTGTGCGCTGGCCGATCGCATCTACAAGGATTTCGGCTTCACCTACTCGATCAAGCTGGCGCTGCGCCCCGAAAAGCGGTTCGGTAGTGAGGAGATGTGGGACAAGGCCGAGAATGAACTGCGCGACGCGGTGGCGGCCGCCGGTCTGAACACGCCGGACTATGGCTGGGAAGAATTGCCCGGCGAAGGCGCCTTCTATGCGCCCAAGCTGGAATGGCATCTGACCGACGCGATCGGCCGCACCTGGCAGGTGGGCACGATCCAGTCGGACCGCGTGCTGCCCGAACGACTCGACGCTTCCTATGTCGGCGAAGATGGCGCACGGCACCGTCCCGTCATGCTCCACCGCGCGATCTTCGGCAGCTATGAACGCTTCATCGGCATCCTGATCGAACATTATGCCGGTCGCTTCCCGCTCTGGCTGGCACCCGTGCAAGCCGTGGTCGCGACCATCGTGTCGGACGCGGACGACTATGCCGCCGAGGTGCTGGCCAAGCTACGCGCGGCGGGAATCCGCGCCGAAGCCGACACCCGCAACGAGAAGATCAATTACAAGGTGCGCGAACATAGCCTCGCCAAAGTCCCCAATCTGCTGGTCGTAGGACGCCGCGAGGCGGAGGAAGGCAAGGTCGCGCTGCGCGTCCTGGGCAGCGATGGCCAGACCTTCCTTTCGCTCGACGAGGTGATTTCGCGCCTTGCAAATGAGGTCCGCTCGCCCGATATGTATTGA